Part of the Paenibacillus sp. JNUCC32 genome is shown below.
CCACTGCTGGATTTTGGCGCCGCTGGCCGTGGACACATCCACGACATCCATCACTTTGCCGCTCGCCTTGGAAGCGATCGTATAAATCCCGTCGCTGATGACATTCGATGCACCCGTGTCTTGGTACACGCGTACGTAATCCACCAGCATCTGCGATGGGAACGGCGTGGAATTGTTCGGACTACCCGGCCAATTTCCGCCAACCGCCAAGTTCAGCAATAAGAAGAACGGACGCTGGAATTCCTCGGTATTGCCCGTTCCGTTCTCAATATAAAATTCATTGAACTGCTGACCGTCCACAAACCAGCGGATGTATTTAGAATCCCACTCAATGCTGTAGACATGGAACTGGGAAAAATCCAGATTGCCGGATACCCGACCGAATTCGGCGTGACCTCCTGCATCCCAGTGAACGGTACCGTTCACGTATGGATTCAGATTTACCCGTTCCATAATGTCGATCTCTCCGCTCTTCGGCCAGCCGACCGTGCTGATGTTGCTTCCGAGCATCCAAAACGCCGGCCACAAACCTTGGCCCGACGGCAGCTTGATTCGAGCCTCCACTTTCCCGTAAGTAAAGCTCTTCAAATCCTGGGTTTTGATCCGGGCAGAGGTGTAATTCATCCCGCCATAGGATTCCTTCTGCGCCGTAATGACAAGGTTACCGCCGGAGACCTGCAGGTTCTGTGCGCGATCGGTATAATACTGCAGCTCATTGTTTCCCCATCCGCCGCTGCCGGTACCGATTTCCGGCGTCCAATTGGATCTGTTGAGCGAGGTCCCGTTAAACTCGTCACTCCATACCAAATTCCAGTTCGGCGCCGCATTGGTTTTGTTCACAGGCAATAGAACGACCAGAAGACTAAACAGCAGAACTACACATATTCCTTTTCTTAGCATCATGTTCCCTCCTATTTTCATCGGATTCAGGTTTCATGGATACCTAGTGTGCCAGCATCGTGCGGACCGTCTACTGAAGCTTCGTATCACCTCTCTTTCTCGTTCTCTCGTCTTGCCTTAAACCAATCTATGATGGAAGATTCACTTGTTGTTCTCCTATAAAACACCGTAAATAATGCGCTTACATTTCCATTATATTCCTGTAGTATGCCACTATCAACCTAAATTTATATTATTTTACATTCGTATTTTATTTCTTTCATTAAATTCCTTACGCTTCTCTCCATATCAAAAAGCCGGCTGCTAGAGCCGGCTTCTGTCACTTCCCTATTTCCTCGTACAAATTCTAACTTATTCACGACATATCATGAGTTTATTCCCATCGGGATCCTTCACGACGAACCAATGGTTGTGCTCGATTTCCGTCACGAGTTCCACGCCGAGCTTCTTCATATATTCCAAAGAACCTTCCAGGTCCTCTGTCATCAGCATGAAGGCGGGAGTATCGATAGACGGTGCTCCCTCGGGCTGATCTCCTCCCCACTTCGGCATCGTATCCAGAATCACGCCCGTACCTTCCATGGGCAAAGGACATAAATGTCCGTTCATAATCTGGCAATCAGCCTCTGGGATGCCCAGCACGCGGCAGTACCAGCTGCGCGACGCTTCGATATTCCGTACCGGAATGAATATGCTGCCCACCTTGTTCTTAATGGGGCTTGCCTGTGTATGGTTGTCCGTATTCTGTATGGATTCGTTCATGGTTTTTCCTCCCTGGATCATCTTTAGCACGCGTGGTGCCTTAAACGGTCGATACCCTTCCGGCAGCTCTTTTCCGACAGGCCATCTGCTCATGAGCTCCCTCCATTCTTATGTCTGCTGCTTGATTTTAACCGGAACATAACACTTCGCTTGGATCATTCCATCATCTGACGCTCCCTCCAGTTCGTAACTGGCATACCACAGGCGCTCTGGATCCGGCGTAAACTCGCTTGAAGCATCGAGCCATCG
Proteins encoded:
- a CDS encoding RICIN domain-containing protein, with protein sequence MMLRKGICVVLLFSLLVVLLPVNKTNAAPNWNLVWSDEFNGTSLNRSNWTPEIGTGSGGWGNNELQYYTDRAQNLQVSGGNLVITAQKESYGGMNYTSARIKTQDLKSFTYGKVEARIKLPSGQGLWPAFWMLGSNISTVGWPKSGEIDIMERVNLNPYVNGTVHWDAGGHAEFGRVSGNLDFSQFHVYSIEWDSKYIRWFVDGQQFNEFYIENGTGNTEEFQRPFFLLLNLAVGGNWPGSPNNSTPFPSQMLVDYVRVYQDTGASNVISDGIYTIASKASGKVMDVVDVSTASGAKIQQWTNYVANNQRFRVESTGDGYYKLTAVHSGKVLDVPNSSTSAGVQLQQWNDNGTDAQRWRIIDVGGGYYKLVSKASGLAVDVASASTADGAAVQQWTDNGTDAQKWAFTKIN
- a CDS encoding VOC family protein; this encodes MSRWPVGKELPEGYRPFKAPRVLKMIQGGKTMNESIQNTDNHTQASPIKNKVGSIFIPVRNIEASRSWYCRVLGIPEADCQIMNGHLCPLPMEGTGVILDTMPKWGGDQPEGAPSIDTPAFMLMTEDLEGSLEYMKKLGVELVTEIEHNHWFVVKDPDGNKLMICRE